One Lepus europaeus isolate LE1 chromosome 4, mLepTim1.pri, whole genome shotgun sequence genomic window, AACATggcctagggtttttttttattggtaTTCACTTCAGTAACTTGAATCCACAGATATAAGCAGTATATAACCAGAAAGTTACAAGTAAACACAGATTACACATGCAAATTTCTGTTCACAAAGGTCACATGTGCAGGTACATGAATTAGAAGCGTGCGTCTAGAATTATGGCCAAACTGGTCTTAGAATGCAGAATTGTAAAATTACATCTTGAAAATATGAAGAGATGGTCTACACACTTCGGAAATCAAATGTTGCTTATACCAGAGATGTATGACAGCTACAGGATTCAAGTGACAAGCAGTAAGATCTCAAGAAATTAATACTGGTCAAAGAGAACGGGAACATTTTTACATTTCACTGAAAATACATTAACTACTAGAATACGAAATCTAGCAGGAactcaaggaaaaaaattacaaaatctaaAGTCAATTACTTAATATTTCTTATTATCTTAACAACAGCAATGACATTAAAAGAAAACTGCACCTGCATCTGAACTGTCAATCTCACATAATGAAGTCTTCCAAAACTGAAATACAACTAAAAAAGCTTCAAATCCAAATGAAAGGACTGCAAGGCTCAGATTAAAATGTGGAATGTTTCAgatgaaagtaataaaaatacaCTTGGTTTTGTTCTTTATTGAATGGAATCAAAAGTTGACATTTCTTTGAAGCTTATAACTACTAAATTTCATCTTTCTCAGAATGGTTCTATGTTATTTTCCTTAGTGGTGCAAGTTGTCTTAAGTAGCTTACAGAGTCAATCTCTACAAAGTACTTTTGTCTGTTGTCATcctgataaaagaaaaactatttttcattAACTTAACCGTACACATATTTTTTGCTATAACACTTAACACATGAACAGACATCTATTATTTTTCCACTAAAACAAAAGAGTACAATAGTTTTCTCCTAACTATCAGCATTGTATTTAAAAAAGgttaacaataaaaacaaagaaccattattttctttgaaatcatTAAGCTTCTTCAACATCTTAAGCTTCCTTCTTCTGCCGGCGTTCTTCTGCCAATTTATTCAGAAATTTCTgaaaagagaggggaaaaaaagaattagttaGAGGACCAAAGTCACTTAAGAAAAACATAACATACATGTTAATTCAAAAATGTAAtatcgctccacttctgatccagctccctgctaatgcgcatgggaaagcatgggcccaagtacttggcccctgcacccatgtgggagacctggaagaagctcctagctttggattggccaaacGATGGCAGTTaccgccatttgggaagtgagccatcagaggaagatcttcctccctccttaactctttcaaacaaacaaacaaatcttaaagaatgaGTTGATTCATATTAGTCAAGGGTACAAAAGTAAACTAATTCAGAGAATACTACAGTAAAGGGattggaaaaaaagataaaaggtgAAAATGGGTATTTAAATGTACAAGCAACCTTGAGAGTTgagaaaatgaagatatttaaGTTTACATAAAACTGATACTACTGCTAGGAGAGATCAGTTAACATTAGTTCACTAAATGTTCTATTTGTTAATCCATTGGAcaatcattttcttaaaagacagtagcaaatatttttgtatttgttcaACTACTCAATTTTGCACTAAGTTGTAGCACTAAAGCAACAGCCAGGAACAATACTTGCAGAATTGCAAGGTAGCTGAGCTGTAACTATAGCTTGCTGACCCCTACACCATTTCTAGACATAAGAAATCTGTTAAGACAGTATCGCAAATGGATTTAAGGGACAAAAGTCATTATATacctaaaatgaaaacattaacccaaaacaaaaacaaaaacccctgACCACTCAGTTACAACAATTATCAATTAGTATGTCACTTTTTGCAAAGATACTCGTATTGTATTGCTTAATGGTAATTCCTTAACTAACCTGacagattcttttaaaaagtgagaccAAATTTCTAATTACAAAGCATACTGTCACTGTTTAATATAGCACTGAATAATTGATATGTTGTCAATGGATGAGTGATCAACTAATAGCTTTGCTAGCAACTGATTTGtttttttcaataaagttttTTCAATAAAGTTGCATAGACTCTTCCAGACAATACATACAgaagtcctcaaaaagttcatggaaatgcatgttataaaaaacACACAATTCAAAAATGTTATTGCAAAGTAAGGTTATTTCCAAAAATATGGAATTTGTTTGGTTTGGAATTATTTCCAAAGTTCAAGGTTAGCATCTATCTAATCAACAGAAGAGTATGTCTGAAGactacatactatatatatatactttagcAAAAATGCTTGTGATCATAAaagttttggatttcagattttcttctattttatttgcaGAAGCAActttaaacatgaaattcatttatatttcacaaTTGTACAAAGTGACTGAAAATAACTTTATGAGgttaggtgtggaattttccacttacgGTATGACAATGCTCAAAAGGTTTCAGATTTCGGAGCATTTTAGAAAACAAGTTATctgaaggcccaagtccttggcccctgcctcccacgtgggagacctagaacaagctcctgggctcctggtttgtcctggcccagcccaggccattatggccattagGGTTCTGAACCgacagatgggagctcttctctctccttctgttaactgtctttcaaataaacagaaaaatgtaaaaagtacTCAATAGGGACATGGTATTTTTTGAGTCTGAAAAAGCTTTATTATTCTACTGGGCTAGAAATCATTAAACTGTCATTTGATTCAAGTGAGTTATGAATAGGAGTTAAACAGATGTTTCTAAAACCTATTAATGCTTAAAATCaccaataaagaaaaatgttaccTTTAGGATAAAGCTCTGAACCACATCTAGAGATATACTGTACACATTATacttattgtatttatttctgtaacttgatattttattaagttttcaCCAAAAAACTCTCTTCCTTTATATTCAGCCTTACCTTTAATTTCTGATAATGAGGAAGACTGCTGCAATGAGTATTCTTTGCAACTTCTTCATTTGTATAAAAGAGTGAACACAGCTTACAGTAAAACCCTGTTTTAGGTATCACATAGTCTACACCTAGAAACACAAATATACATTCTTACAAATTTAGTATTCTCAAATCTTTTTACCTGTCAATATAATCTGAATCAGACATTATATTATTGAGAAGTCCAATACAGCCTATgctaaaagcaaagcaaaaaaatcATACTAGTTTGGTTTGTCTCACCTAATGGCATAATGGCACTCTTAAAAGATaaacattaacacagaaaaatcaaaggCAATGTGCAATTTTCAGAAACCTTTATGAGAAAGAGAACACATTATGAAATGGCAACATAATACAAAATCAGGAGACATGTTCAAGAGGAAAAGAGCTATTTATCAATTACGATTTATCACTTGTTCCCAacaaaaaaaagctatttaagaCACTATCAGACTACAACTCATTTCACTAAGAGTCTTTTGAGGGAAAGGGGTGGGAAATGGGGAAGAACAAAGCCTTAAAGCTCACCAACAGGAACATTGGGCTGATATGGTCCAATTCTATACTCATCTGGGATTGTATAGTCCTCCTTGTTTTCATCGCTTTGGCCATCTGCATTTTCACTTGTGTCTTTGCTGGGATCGTCAGCATTCTCAGCAGATTCAGCACCTGGTTCtgcattttcctcatttttaattccattttccaatgcTGCTTCATTTTCTTGATCAAGTTCCTCGATCTTGTCCACCTTAATTTCAACCAAACCATCATCATTTTTGTCACCAGATTTAAATGCCAAGCCcgatttctgaagtttctgaaTCTTCCTTATCACCAACCTCATCTACAGTGACAAAACTTTCCATATTCCCTGGGAAACGATGATGTTAAGACAAATTTACTCTGCAACAATTATCTTGCAGCATCCCTTCCATTTGTGTTACTTGAAGGGAAAGAGCGTCTTTGCCTTTATTCATTAATTACTGACTGTCCTTTCTCCCCCAAAAATCACTGATGATTTTCTAAAACAATTTGTTCTAAAACTAagtaactggggctggcattgtggtatagcaggtaaagccgctgcctttgatgctggcatcccgtatgggcactggttctttaCCAACTGCTCCACtcgtgatctagctccctgctaacagctcataaaaaaagaaggaaaaaaaaaaaaaaaaaaaaaaaagaggacagtccaagtacttggacccttcaCTTATGTggcgatctggaagaagctcctggcttctgcctggcccaaccctggttgttatggccatctggggagtcaacaagcaaacaaaagagctctatctctccctcttgcaaataaataactcttgaaatgaaaacaacaacaaaatggaacCAACCAAACAACGATGACAACAGACCATAAATAATGAAAGCCTTGCTTCATACAGAGAGcagaaaacaaattatataaGGATTCCATATTCTACACTTCGAGACACTTTTTGCTAAGTAATGTGACagataggcatttggcataatggttaGGTTGCCTGGGTTCTGAAACAGAGTACCTTGGTTTGACCCTGAACTCCagcacctgattccagcttcctgctaaagtgaaGGACCTGgtaggtagtggtgatggctcgaaTAACAGGGTCCTTTGCCTTTCAGCTAGAGACCTGGACTAAGTCTGTgtcctgcctttggccttggcTATTATGAGTAttcaggcagtgaaccagtagatgagagttttctttcaagtaaatttctaaaaaaagaaatttgtcaaCTAATCTGACAAACAAGTGAGTGATACTATTTGCAAGACAATGCCTGAAAATTTAACTCTCGCTTAGAGAAAATAGTATTAAGGTTAAAAATCAAGCTCCAGAGTAAAAATGCTGAGGTGTAAATTTTGGCTGCACCACTTGGAGTAATAATCCACAACCACCCACTCCagccagaaaaagagaaaagttacTGACCACGGCATCAATACGTGGGATTACTAACTTTCTAACAGTCTGTTAGAAGGAACAAATGGGATATGTAATAAAATCCTCATTTTTGGATGGGTGTTTTGCCCAGTGGCTAAGACACCTACATCAtatatcagagcacctgagttcaattcttggctgattctagcttcctgataatagaGACCCTGGGAAGCATTAATGACTACTTACGTGGCTATATTCCTGAAAACCAGAAGGGAAGCATGGATTGGgtgcctggcttctggattcagccttaTCTACTCTGAGAATTTGGGGATATAAACAGCAAAAAAGCACCAAAATCAGTTTCACCCTACATTGCAAGAGCCATAAGGAGCTTTTCAAaggcattttcattttctaatcctTATCAGGTAGTAAGCAGCTCACCACGGGTCTTTTGTTTTACTCTTCACCTTAAATAAATGCTAGTAAGATTGTTCTAAAAGTTTACTAAAAATATCTAAGTCTCCATTTCTCAAATAGGTTTCTTTTTGAGTGAGTGACAAGATCCAAGTACCTTGGGCCATTTAATTTACTGCAACTCttatcccccaccccaccccccttttttttttgacaggcagagtggacagtgagagagagagagagacagagaaaaaggtcttccttttgccattcgttcatcctccaatggccgccgcggccagcgcagatccaaagccaggagccaggtgcttctcctggtctcccatggggtgcagggcccaagcacttgggccatcctccactgcactcctgggccacagcagagagctggactggaagaggggcactgggacagaatctggcgccttgaccgggactagaacccggtatgccagcgccgcaaggcggaggattagcctattgagctgcggcgccggccccatttttttttttgtttgtttgtttaaaaaggtGCACTCTAAGGCTGCCTTATCAGTACTTATGAAGTATCACTACAATACAGAAGTATATTGTTTTAAGTCTTTCTTATTACTAAAAAGTTTCCTTTACAAGTTGACATTTTACTGCTAAATTTTAACGCAATGTCCCATTCAATCTATTTATTGCAGAgtttagatataaatatatatggtgGTTTCTGTGATATTTTCATTAGAAATGACATAATTCTCTTTCAGTGACCCTACTTGCATAAAAAATTCCTCTagtgttttattaaaataagcaaatataaaatctttacctttttaagctttttctttgctgcagttgAAGCACTTGTATCTTTTTTCACAGCTTTGTCTGAAGGTTCCTTTTTCCCATCAGAAGCAACATCACCTAAGTTAGCAAGATCGGTCTCATCTCCCACTGAACTGCCACTTTCCAGgagtgctgctgcttcttcttcatCTACAAGTAGTTCATCTTCAGATTCAAGAAGCATATTAGGTTCTTGTTCTGTCTGGTCATCCTTTGTATCTTTCTCACCATCTTCACCTGACTTCTCTTCTTGTTCTTTACCTTCAGTTGTACTTTCAGTCTTCTGGGAGCCATCTGTTTTGGATTTCTTATCACTTGGAGATTCtttgccatctggagagtaagaTCTTTTTCTGGAATAAGAAAGGTAACAATTTttctaagttaaaaaataatcaatttaacATCCTAGCACATGtaaatacatggaaaaataaaattaccggGACTTATCCTTTTTCAGTAAGTCAATGCCTCTGTTGGGAATCTAAAAGATAAAAAGTTTTGCACACACATTAAAATATATCCACTGGAGTATATACAATCATCCACTTCACTGGTAACATTCGAGAATGTAAGCTGCCTATATTCAAAAGCTCCTAAAATTAACAAAACAGagtaaatataaacattttaacagctggggtcagtgctgtgatgtagtgggtaaatcaCCGCctcatggtgctggcatcccatatgggtgccagttggagtcccggctgctctacttctgatacagctctctgcagtgccctgggaaagcagcagaagatggcccaagtctttgggcccttgcagctgcatgaaagacccagaagaagctcttggcttcaaatcggctcagctacagctgttgcagccatttgaggagtgaaccagtggatggaagacctccccaccccctgcctgt contains:
- the MATR3 gene encoding matrin-3 isoform X3, which codes for MGDPFMLQQSTNPAPGILGPPPPSFHLGGPAVGPRGNLGAGNGNLQGPRHMQKGRVETSRVVHIMDFQRGKNLRYQLLQLVEPFGVISNHLILNKINEAFIEMATTEDAQAAVDYYTTTPALVFGKPVRVHLSQKYKRIKKPEGKPDQKFDQKQELGRVIHLSNLPHSGYSDSAVLKLAEPYGKIKNYILMRMKSQAFIEMETREDAMAMVDHCLKKALWFQGRCVKVDLSEKYKKLVLRIPNRGIDLLKKDKSRKRSYSPDGKESPSDKKSKTDGSQKTESTTEGKEQEEKSGEDGEKDTKDDQTEQEPNMLLESEDELLVDEEEAAALLESGSSVGDETDLANLGDVASDGKKEPSDKAVKKDTSASTAAKKKLKKVDKIEELDQENEAALENGIKNEENAEPGAESAENADDPSKDTSENADGQSDENKEDYTIPDEYRIGPYQPNVPVGVDYVIPKTGFYCKLCSLFYTNEEVAKNTHCSSLPHYQKLKKFLNKLAEERRQKKEA